The following coding sequences are from one Rhodospirillaceae bacterium window:
- a CDS encoding glutamine--tRNA ligase/YqeY domain fusion protein, which translates to MTDDVDTDDAPLDFIRTIVREDLDSGKHDGIVTRFPPEPNGYLHIGHAKSICLNFGIAKDFGGRCHLRFDDTNPAKEEIEYIESIQEDVRWLGFDWGEHLFFASDNFEKLYVWAEHLIKNGKAYVDDLSADEIREYRGTLTEPGKPSPYRDRTSNENLDLFTRMRAGEFEDGSHVLRAKIDMASGNINLRDPILYRILKAEHPRTGNSWCIYPTYDFAHGQTDAIEQITHSVCTLEFEDHRPLYDWLIENLPVPSKPHQYEFARLNLTYTVLSKRSLIQLVTDGHVSGWDDPRLPTISGFRRRGVPAAAIRDFADRIGVAKSNSVIEVGLLEFCMRELLNKSAVRRLAVLKPLKVVIENYPEGETEDLTAVNNPQDETAGTRTLPFSRELYIERDDFMEDPPKKFYRLGPGREVRLRFAYFITCTDVIKDASGEVVELRCTYDPETKGGSAPDGRKVKATMHWVSAAHAVPAEVRLYDHLFRVEEPGSDGDYLDDLNPESLEVLTDCQLEPSLVEAPLGETLQFERHGYFCPDKDSKPNALVFNRTVGLRDQWAKIQKDAGKKN; encoded by the coding sequence ATGACCGACGATGTCGACACAGACGACGCACCCCTAGATTTTATCCGAACAATCGTCCGTGAAGATTTGGATTCGGGAAAACACGATGGCATCGTCACGCGCTTCCCTCCGGAACCAAATGGCTACCTCCATATCGGTCATGCGAAGTCGATTTGCTTGAATTTTGGTATCGCCAAGGATTTCGGCGGGCGTTGTCATCTTCGCTTTGACGATACGAATCCGGCGAAGGAAGAGATTGAATATATCGAGTCCATCCAAGAAGACGTTCGCTGGCTTGGCTTTGATTGGGGAGAACACCTCTTTTTCGCCTCAGACAACTTCGAAAAACTTTACGTCTGGGCTGAACACTTAATCAAAAACGGCAAGGCCTATGTCGATGACCTCAGCGCTGATGAGATCAGAGAATATCGCGGCACCCTGACAGAGCCCGGCAAACCTAGCCCTTACCGTGATCGAACCTCAAACGAAAACCTGGACCTTTTCACCCGTATGCGGGCGGGCGAGTTCGAGGACGGCAGCCATGTGCTTCGGGCTAAGATCGATATGGCCTCCGGCAACATCAATCTGCGTGATCCGATTCTTTATCGCATCTTGAAGGCCGAACACCCTCGCACTGGCAATTCCTGGTGCATTTACCCGACTTATGATTTCGCCCATGGCCAGACAGATGCGATCGAACAGATCACTCATTCGGTCTGCACCCTAGAATTTGAGGATCACCGACCCCTGTATGATTGGCTTATCGAAAATTTGCCAGTGCCAAGCAAACCGCATCAGTATGAATTTGCCCGACTGAACCTGACCTACACTGTTCTTTCCAAACGCAGCCTCATTCAATTGGTCACGGACGGCCACGTGAGCGGCTGGGATGATCCGCGCCTGCCAACCATCAGCGGATTTCGCCGGCGTGGCGTCCCTGCGGCAGCGATCAGAGATTTTGCAGATCGGATCGGCGTCGCCAAAAGCAATTCGGTCATTGAAGTCGGATTGCTCGAATTCTGCATGCGGGAGCTTTTGAACAAGTCGGCTGTTCGGCGCCTCGCCGTTCTAAAGCCGCTCAAGGTAGTAATTGAGAATTACCCTGAAGGCGAAACTGAAGACCTAACAGCCGTTAACAATCCGCAGGATGAAACTGCTGGTACGCGCACCCTGCCTTTCTCCCGTGAATTGTACATTGAGCGGGATGACTTCATGGAAGACCCACCAAAGAAGTTTTATCGCTTAGGCCCGGGTCGGGAAGTCCGTCTCCGTTTCGCCTACTTCATCACCTGCACAGACGTCATCAAAGACGCGAGTGGCGAAGTTGTCGAACTCCGCTGTACGTATGATCCAGAAACCAAGGGCGGCAGCGCGCCTGATGGCCGCAAGGTTAAAGCGACAATGCACTGGGTTTCTGCGGCCCACGCCGTTCCAGCTGAAGTCAGGCTCTACGATCACCTGTTTCGGGTCGAGGAACCAGGCTCCGATGGCGATTATCTAGACGATCTAAACCCCGAGTCACTTGAGGTTCTAACCGATTGTCAATTGGAGCCCTCTTTGGTTGAGGCACCTTTAGGCGAGACGCTTCAATTCGAACGACACGGCTACTTCTGTCCGGACAAGGACTCAAAGCCTAACGCCTTGGTCTTTAACCGTACAGTCGGCCTGCGCGATCAATGGGCGAAAATTCAGAAGGACGCGGGTAAGAAGAATTAG
- a CDS encoding alpha/beta hydrolase, translated as MSGSATDAISDQTEVVGEEHWAKKGDVDLFIYRKYAPSVGKDGERPVLMLVHGSSQASRTSVDLEVPGRGEYSTMNTFARWGYDVWTMDHEGYGRSSRTDGFSYILDGVEDLRAATPIVAEKTGQDSFAFFGTSSGALRAGAFCNAEPDRVTRIALSAFPWKGEGAPSLIKRNERIDEWQATNRREVNEEYYQNMFTRDIVGLTVPELGKVAAAAEMANGGGSVPNGTYVDMCINLPFVDPTKITCPVLMIRADHDGITTDEDNAAFYAALATKDKQFVMMSGQAHNITVGVNRHRFWHALKSFLEFPARIDDLVDA; from the coding sequence ATGTCAGGCAGTGCCACGGACGCGATTAGCGATCAAACGGAAGTCGTTGGCGAAGAACATTGGGCCAAGAAAGGCGATGTGGACTTGTTCATCTATCGCAAGTATGCCCCGAGTGTTGGCAAAGACGGTGAACGCCCTGTTTTAATGCTGGTTCATGGGTCGTCTCAGGCATCGCGGACCAGTGTTGACCTGGAAGTCCCGGGACGTGGCGAATATTCAACGATGAATACCTTTGCCCGCTGGGGTTATGACGTTTGGACGATGGATCATGAGGGATACGGAAGGTCGAGCCGTACTGATGGATTCTCGTATATTCTAGACGGGGTTGAAGACCTCAGGGCCGCCACTCCCATCGTCGCGGAGAAAACGGGCCAAGACAGTTTCGCGTTTTTTGGTACATCTTCTGGTGCGCTTCGTGCTGGTGCTTTCTGCAATGCTGAACCGGATCGGGTCACCCGCATCGCCCTCTCCGCCTTCCCTTGGAAGGGCGAAGGTGCACCGTCTTTGATCAAACGTAACGAGCGCATCGACGAATGGCAGGCAACCAATCGCCGTGAAGTGAATGAAGAGTACTATCAAAACATGTTCACCCGAGACATTGTCGGTCTGACGGTTCCAGAATTGGGCAAAGTCGCAGCCGCTGCGGAAATGGCCAATGGCGGCGGCAGCGTTCCCAACGGCACCTATGTCGATATGTGCATTAATTTGCCGTTTGTGGACCCAACGAAGATCACCTGCCCAGTTCTGATGATTCGCGCCGACCACGATGGCATTACCACGGATGAAGACAACGCTGCGTTCTATGCCGCCCTCGCAACCAAGGATAAGCAATTCGTTATGATGTCGGGTCAGGCTCACAACATCACCGTCGGCGTCAACCGCCACCGTTTCTGGCACGCCCTAAAATCATTTTTGGAGTTCCCTGCCCGCATAGATGACTTAGTCGACGCGTAA
- the mfd gene encoding transcription-repair coupling factor, with protein sequence MARESASRLNSPILFVTLDDVGVARMSAALEFLAPEVEQIEFSAWDCLPYDRVSPNSEIVGRRIASLIHLAKGEAPGPAGAVVLTTVSAVLQRIPPRDSYKSSAMTVEVGDRLDPKDLTTFLLSNGYGRSETVMEPGEFAVRGGIIDVFPPGRDLPVRLDFFGDELETARAFDTVSQRSSDDVKTFDLIPVSEVLLNDESISRFRSGYRKLFGAVGGEDPLYEAVSSGRRMMGMEHWLGLFYDELETLADYLPSAPVVLDYQTEEARDARLELIGEYYQARKDVSGAALNTDTVYNPVPPEKLYLSPTEWNEFLLDRATAQLSPFALADGAAGVDALGHPGKDFGDARVQSGLNVLDALAEHIANEISKGQSIVLAAHTVGTRERLSVVLRDHGVNGIALVEDLNAAKKLPAKSIALAVADIERGFTGPGLTVISEQDIFGERRTRSHQRKIKPENFIAEASSLQEGDLVVHMDHGIAKFDALEILDVAGAPHDCLRLVYDGGDKLYLPVENIELITRYGSEQAGVQLDRLGGAGWQARKSKLKKRIRDMADELIKVAAARNLRHAPILTSGDGSFDEFCARFPYTETEDQLRTISDTLGDLQGGHPMDRLVCGDVGFGKTEVALRAAFVSAMAGKQVAVVVPTTLLARQHFQVFRERFADFPIQVEQLSRFVTPKNAKETKRGMSEGTVDIVIGTHALLAKDVKFRDLGLLVIDEEQHFGVAHKEKLKSLRADVHVLTLTATPIPRTLQMALTGVRELSLIATPPVDRLAIRTFILPFDPVVIREAIQRERFRGGQIFYVCPRIEDLDGVASRLTKLVPEASFAQVHGQMPTRQIEDAMNDFSDGKFDILLSTNIVESGLDLPAANTIILHRADMYGLAQLYQLRGRVGRSKIRAYAYLTLPVRQKLSKAAEKRLEVMHTLDSLGAGFSLASHDLDIRGAGNLLGGEQSGHIREVGIELYQQLLEEAVAEAKGLDEDNAPGADWSPQISLGMPVLIPDYYVTDLGVRMELYRRVSALEDLDAIESFLAELIDRFGPVPAEVENLLDTVAIKRLCLKAGVERVEAGPKGATAKFRNDEFANPMGLVEYITSQAGTMKVRPDQTLVYRRSWDKPKQRLEGVTFLVKRLAEIADAA encoded by the coding sequence ATGGCCCGGGAGAGCGCGTCGCGCTTGAATTCGCCAATCCTGTTTGTGACATTGGATGATGTTGGCGTGGCGCGTATGAGTGCTGCGCTGGAATTTCTGGCTCCTGAGGTTGAACAAATCGAGTTTTCGGCGTGGGATTGTCTGCCCTATGACAGGGTATCGCCGAATTCTGAGATCGTCGGCCGCCGAATCGCCAGCCTGATCCATTTGGCGAAAGGAGAGGCACCAGGACCTGCTGGTGCAGTCGTTTTAACCACTGTATCTGCTGTTTTGCAGCGAATTCCGCCGCGCGATTCCTATAAATCATCTGCGATGACGGTTGAGGTTGGAGACCGACTTGACCCGAAAGACCTGACGACATTCCTGTTGAGCAACGGTTATGGGCGTTCTGAAACAGTGATGGAGCCCGGTGAGTTTGCAGTGCGGGGCGGGATCATTGATGTTTTCCCCCCTGGCCGTGATCTCCCTGTACGGCTGGATTTTTTTGGCGATGAGTTGGAGACAGCCCGCGCCTTCGATACGGTTTCTCAGCGCTCAAGCGATGACGTAAAGACTTTCGATCTGATCCCGGTCAGCGAAGTTCTGCTAAACGATGAAAGTATTTCCCGGTTCCGTTCTGGATATCGCAAGTTGTTTGGCGCTGTTGGCGGCGAAGACCCGCTTTACGAGGCGGTTTCGTCAGGCCGACGGATGATGGGCATGGAGCATTGGTTGGGTTTGTTCTACGACGAACTAGAGACGTTGGCGGACTATTTGCCCTCGGCCCCGGTTGTCCTGGATTATCAAACAGAGGAAGCCCGAGATGCACGGCTTGAACTGATTGGCGAGTATTACCAAGCTCGAAAGGACGTTTCAGGGGCCGCCCTAAACACCGACACGGTCTACAACCCAGTGCCGCCCGAAAAGCTTTATCTAAGCCCCACCGAATGGAACGAATTTCTTTTGGACCGGGCGACCGCGCAATTGTCGCCCTTTGCCTTGGCTGATGGTGCCGCAGGTGTGGATGCATTGGGACACCCCGGCAAGGATTTTGGCGATGCGCGTGTGCAATCAGGGCTCAATGTTTTGGATGCTTTGGCCGAACATATCGCAAATGAGATTTCCAAGGGTCAATCGATCGTGCTGGCCGCCCACACTGTTGGAACACGCGAACGCTTGTCCGTCGTCCTAAGGGATCATGGGGTTAACGGTATCGCCCTTGTCGAAGATTTAAACGCGGCAAAGAAACTTCCCGCCAAAAGTATCGCCTTGGCAGTGGCCGATATTGAACGTGGGTTTACGGGCCCTGGCCTGACGGTGATTTCCGAGCAGGATATCTTTGGCGAACGCCGTACCCGGTCCCATCAGCGCAAGATCAAACCTGAGAACTTCATCGCCGAAGCCTCGTCATTACAGGAAGGCGACTTGGTGGTCCATATGGATCACGGCATTGCAAAGTTCGATGCACTTGAGATTCTGGATGTTGCGGGCGCGCCTCATGATTGCCTGCGCTTGGTCTATGATGGTGGGGATAAGCTTTATCTGCCGGTCGAGAACATTGAACTCATTACACGTTATGGCTCAGAGCAAGCTGGTGTGCAGCTTGACCGCTTGGGTGGTGCCGGTTGGCAGGCACGAAAATCAAAGCTGAAGAAACGCATTCGCGATATGGCGGATGAGCTCATTAAAGTTGCCGCCGCCAGGAACCTACGCCATGCCCCCATCTTGACCTCCGGTGACGGCTCGTTCGATGAATTCTGCGCGCGTTTCCCCTATACGGAGACCGAAGACCAACTGCGCACCATCAGCGACACCCTGGGCGACCTGCAAGGCGGTCACCCGATGGACCGGTTGGTGTGCGGCGATGTTGGGTTCGGCAAGACTGAGGTCGCACTCAGGGCCGCCTTTGTTTCTGCTATGGCGGGCAAACAGGTCGCTGTGGTCGTGCCTACAACCTTATTGGCTCGGCAACATTTCCAAGTGTTTCGCGAACGCTTTGCCGACTTCCCAATTCAGGTCGAACAGTTATCTCGGTTTGTGACCCCTAAGAATGCCAAGGAAACCAAACGGGGTATGAGCGAAGGCACAGTTGATATTGTCATTGGCACCCATGCATTGCTGGCTAAGGACGTAAAGTTTCGGGACTTAGGGTTGTTGGTGATTGATGAGGAGCAGCACTTTGGTGTGGCGCATAAGGAAAAACTAAAAAGCCTCCGCGCTGACGTGCATGTCTTAACCCTGACCGCGACGCCGATCCCCAGAACCCTACAAATGGCGCTGACTGGGGTTCGTGAGCTTAGTCTGATCGCGACCCCACCCGTCGACCGTCTGGCCATTCGGACGTTTATTCTGCCATTTGATCCGGTGGTCATTCGCGAAGCTATCCAGCGCGAACGGTTCAGGGGTGGGCAGATTTTCTATGTCTGCCCGCGGATTGAAGACCTGGACGGTGTCGCGTCGCGCTTAACTAAATTGGTACCAGAGGCCTCGTTCGCTCAAGTTCACGGGCAAATGCCAACCCGTCAAATCGAAGACGCGATGAACGATTTTAGTGACGGAAAATTCGATATCTTGCTCTCAACCAATATTGTCGAATCCGGGCTCGACCTGCCAGCCGCCAACACGATTATCCTTCACCGGGCGGATATGTACGGATTGGCGCAGTTGTATCAGCTCCGGGGCAGGGTGGGGCGATCCAAAATTCGGGCCTATGCCTATCTGACGCTGCCGGTGCGTCAGAAGCTCTCCAAGGCCGCTGAAAAGCGTCTTGAGGTCATGCATACGCTTGATTCTTTAGGGGCTGGTTTTTCTTTGGCCAGTCATGACCTGGATATACGCGGTGCCGGAAACTTATTGGGCGGCGAGCAATCCGGACACATTCGCGAGGTCGGGATAGAACTTTATCAACAATTGTTGGAAGAGGCTGTTGCCGAGGCAAAAGGGTTGGACGAGGATAACGCTCCTGGTGCTGATTGGAGCCCGCAGATCTCACTCGGCATGCCGGTGCTGATTCCTGATTATTATGTGACGGACTTAGGCGTTCGCATGGAACTTTATCGCCGGGTGTCCGCGTTGGAAGATTTGGACGCGATTGAGTCATTCCTAGCTGAACTGATCGATCGCTTTGGTCCTGTACCAGCGGAGGTTGAGAACCTGTTAGATACAGTCGCGATCAAGAGACTCTGCCTGAAAGCTGGGGTTGAGCGTGTCGAGGCTGGCCCCAAAGGTGCAACCGCCAAGTTTCGCAACGACGAATTCGCCAATCCCATGGGACTGGTGGAATACATCACATCGCAAGCCGGCACGATGAAGGTTCGGCCGGATCAGACCCTTGTATATCGTCGTTCTTGGGATAAACCTAAGCAGCGGCTTGAAGGGGTGACCTTCCTGGTTAAGCGTCTCGCCGAAATTGCTGACGCCGCCTAG
- a CDS encoding flagellar motor switch protein FliN, translating to MDETLGSSGALLNIRDEAGAIYDIDVEVTAVLGVTDMKVAQLLKMGRGAVVQLNRMVGDEIEIYANNQLIALAEVVVVDDRLGVSLTKIIKSNFIHLVDEH from the coding sequence ATGGATGAAACACTCGGTTCCAGCGGTGCCCTGCTTAATATTCGGGATGAGGCCGGGGCGATCTATGATATCGACGTGGAAGTCACGGCAGTTCTGGGTGTGACCGATATGAAGGTCGCGCAACTGCTGAAAATGGGCCGTGGTGCTGTTGTCCAATTGAATCGCATGGTTGGCGATGAAATAGAGATTTACGCCAACAACCAACTAATTGCACTAGCAGAAGTCGTGGTGGTTGATGATCGCTTAGGCGTCTCTCTGACGAAGATTATCAAGAGCAACTTCATTCATCTCGTCGACGAACATTAA
- the recG gene encoding ATP-dependent DNA helicase RecG produces the protein MRPEVLYPLFQPVTNLPGVGARNAKFLETLAGPEIHHLLWHLPSGIIDRRYSPKVAEAISGRIATLTLQVDQHRKPPQKRLPYKVFCSDESGTLTLVFFHAHSDYLKKSLPEGETRVVSGKVEQFGQEIQITHPDHICTLEERDQMQAVEPVYPLTQGLSLKVLGKILRAALKSAPELPEWIDESYLNQQKWPAWHPALMSGHAPEDEKSLEPTSLARSRLAYDELLANQLALALVRANMRRLKGRSIEGDSSLCRKVLDTLPYALTSSQETALTEIKTDMSSDDRMMRLLQGDVGSGKTVVALMVMLGAVEAGYQTAIMAPTEILARQHFETIEPLAKAAGLEVVLLTGRNKGKPRDAILEKLASGAAHIAIGTHALFQDDVEFENLGLAVIDEQHRFGVHQRLTLAAKGSAVDMLVMTATPIPRTLMLTAYGDMDVSRLLEKPAGRKPIDTRVLPLERLDNVVDAIRRTLNEGSKVFWVCPLVEESEVIDAAAAEERYDHLKHLFGDRVGLVHGRMKGPEKDAVMEAFAKGNVDILVSTTVVEVGVDVPEATVMVIEHAERFGLAQLHQLRGRIGRGERPSTCLLLYAPPLTETARARLKILRETNDGFVIAEEDLRLRGAGELLGTRQSGLPEFRLADLTIHGELLATARDDAALILSKDPELKDKRGQALRTLLYLFERDAAVKFLQSG, from the coding sequence ATGCGTCCTGAAGTCCTATATCCCCTGTTTCAACCGGTCACAAACTTGCCTGGCGTAGGCGCACGCAATGCAAAGTTTCTGGAGACACTAGCCGGACCGGAAATCCATCATCTGCTCTGGCATTTGCCCAGCGGCATCATTGACCGACGCTATTCCCCAAAGGTCGCTGAAGCTATATCCGGGCGCATTGCCACCCTAACCCTGCAAGTGGATCAGCATAGAAAACCACCCCAAAAACGCCTCCCTTATAAGGTCTTCTGCTCCGATGAGAGCGGCACCCTAACTCTGGTTTTCTTCCATGCCCATAGCGATTATCTCAAGAAATCTCTACCTGAGGGAGAAACACGGGTAGTCAGCGGCAAAGTCGAACAATTCGGCCAAGAAATTCAAATCACCCACCCAGATCACATCTGTACACTAGAAGAGCGCGATCAAATGCAGGCGGTGGAGCCGGTTTATCCCCTCACCCAAGGCTTGTCGCTGAAGGTTCTGGGGAAGATCCTCCGCGCCGCCCTTAAAAGTGCCCCAGAGTTGCCGGAATGGATCGACGAGTCCTACCTAAATCAGCAGAAATGGCCCGCGTGGCACCCGGCGCTAATGTCCGGTCATGCCCCAGAGGATGAAAAGTCCCTGGAACCAACGTCCTTAGCTCGTTCCAGGCTCGCTTATGATGAGCTTCTGGCGAACCAATTAGCCCTCGCACTCGTCCGCGCCAACATGCGCCGCCTGAAAGGCCGTTCTATCGAAGGAGACAGCAGTCTCTGCCGCAAAGTCCTCGACACCCTCCCCTACGCCTTGACCTCATCCCAAGAAACCGCGCTCACAGAAATCAAGACCGACATGTCGAGTGACGACCGCATGATGCGGCTGCTGCAAGGGGATGTCGGCAGCGGCAAGACCGTGGTCGCGTTGATGGTGATGCTGGGCGCGGTGGAGGCTGGGTATCAAACTGCTATTATGGCCCCAACCGAAATACTTGCCCGCCAACACTTTGAAACCATTGAGCCATTGGCAAAGGCGGCAGGATTGGAAGTAGTCCTCTTAACCGGTCGAAATAAGGGTAAGCCCCGAGATGCCATACTGGAAAAACTCGCCAGCGGTGCGGCCCACATTGCCATCGGCACCCATGCTTTGTTTCAAGACGACGTGGAATTCGAGAACTTGGGTCTCGCAGTCATCGACGAACAACACCGATTCGGCGTGCACCAACGCCTGACACTCGCGGCTAAGGGCTCCGCGGTGGATATGCTTGTTATGACCGCAACACCCATTCCCCGGACCCTGATGCTGACGGCCTACGGTGACATGGATGTCTCTCGCCTGTTGGAAAAGCCAGCTGGCCGCAAACCGATTGATACGCGTGTGCTTCCTCTTGAACGGCTAGACAATGTTGTCGATGCAATCCGGCGAACATTAAATGAAGGATCAAAAGTCTTTTGGGTGTGTCCGTTGGTGGAAGAATCCGAAGTCATTGACGCCGCAGCTGCCGAAGAACGCTATGATCACCTGAAACACTTGTTCGGGGATCGTGTGGGCTTGGTCCATGGACGCATGAAGGGACCGGAAAAAGACGCTGTCATGGAGGCATTCGCCAAGGGTAACGTTGATATCCTGGTTTCCACAACGGTTGTTGAAGTTGGCGTTGATGTTCCCGAGGCGACCGTCATGGTGATCGAACACGCCGAAAGGTTCGGGCTTGCTCAGTTACATCAGTTGAGAGGCCGCATCGGGCGCGGCGAACGTCCTTCCACCTGTTTGCTACTCTATGCCCCTCCCCTAACCGAAACAGCCCGTGCGAGGCTAAAAATTTTGCGTGAAACCAATGATGGGTTCGTTATTGCGGAAGAAGATCTCCGTCTGCGGGGAGCGGGTGAACTGCTGGGCACCCGCCAAAGCGGTTTGCCAGAGTTCAGACTGGCAGATTTAACCATTCACGGGGAATTACTAGCGACGGCCAGGGACGATGCCGCACTGATACTATCCAAAGACCCAGAGCTTAAAGACAAACGCGGCCAAGCGCTTAGAACGTTGCTCTATTTGTTCGAGAGAGACGCTGCGGTGAAGTTTTTGCAGTCGGGATAG
- a CDS encoding DsbA family oxidoreductase, with protein MEEQTPVHIEIVFDPACPWCFIGKRRLEQALKLRPMIKPIIQWHPFLLNPELPASGHDNTAYLVRKFGSEGRVRRAFGAISDAGLSVEIDFAFDRIRNTPNTLDAHRLARFADVHGQASATVEALFHNYFVNGRDIGDVEILIEIAENLNLPAEEVRSYLESDADVALIYEENARAHSLGVNGVPSYLFSGGLTISGAQEAEVLSRMLDAALLMETAA; from the coding sequence GTGGAAGAGCAAACTCCCGTTCACATTGAGATCGTTTTTGATCCTGCCTGTCCATGGTGCTTCATCGGAAAACGCAGACTAGAACAGGCCCTAAAATTGCGACCGATGATTAAGCCAATCATTCAGTGGCACCCATTTCTTCTGAACCCCGAATTGCCTGCTAGCGGTCACGACAATACCGCCTACCTTGTCCGCAAATTTGGCAGCGAAGGCCGGGTCCGTCGCGCGTTTGGTGCCATCAGCGATGCTGGCTTATCTGTTGAAATCGACTTTGCATTCGACCGCATACGCAACACCCCAAATACCTTAGATGCGCACCGCCTGGCCAGGTTCGCTGACGTCCATGGCCAAGCCAGCGCGACTGTAGAGGCCCTCTTCCACAACTATTTCGTCAACGGACGGGACATTGGCGATGTTGAAATTCTGATTGAAATTGCCGAGAATCTAAATCTTCCAGCCGAAGAAGTCCGCTCCTACTTGGAAAGCGATGCAGACGTCGCCTTAATTTACGAAGAGAACGCCCGAGCCCACAGTCTTGGTGTTAACGGCGTCCCCTCCTACCTGTTTAGCGGTGGTCTGACAATCTCCGGTGCCCAGGAAGCAGAGGTCCTCTCAAGAATGCTGGATGCTGCTTTATTGATGGAAACTGCGGCCTAA
- a CDS encoding glutathione S-transferase family protein gives MIDFYQGHTSTCSGKVRLVLEEKGIEYNEITIDLFSGEQKTPEYLKLNPNAVVPTIIHEGEVLTESTLIAEYLDEVFDGPQLRPSDPLALARMRRWPKIIDEETHPGTLGVTYTVVVRNIMAQKKSDEELEASFVAMPDQVKAAKLRAMQFEGVESEPFKLGVCAVENSFRRFEAGLAESGGPWFMGEDYTLADSGVTPWLMRFENIGFQGMWDDKPNLAAWWERIKARPNFVGVVSRSIDPKSLNARAKFGAEIWPRAKQILSGE, from the coding sequence ATGATCGATTTCTATCAAGGACACACATCTACTTGTTCGGGCAAGGTTCGACTGGTGCTGGAAGAGAAGGGGATTGAGTACAACGAAATCACAATCGATCTGTTCAGCGGTGAACAGAAGACCCCTGAATATCTTAAACTCAACCCCAATGCTGTTGTACCGACGATCATTCATGAGGGCGAAGTCCTGACCGAATCGACGCTAATCGCTGAGTACTTGGACGAAGTGTTCGACGGCCCTCAACTGCGGCCCAGTGATCCACTTGCGCTCGCCCGTATGCGACGCTGGCCGAAGATCATTGATGAAGAAACCCATCCGGGGACCTTGGGCGTCACCTATACAGTCGTTGTTCGCAATATCATGGCGCAGAAAAAATCGGATGAAGAACTTGAAGCCTCCTTCGTTGCCATGCCTGATCAGGTAAAGGCAGCAAAACTTAGAGCCATGCAGTTCGAAGGCGTTGAGTCGGAACCCTTTAAGTTGGGTGTTTGCGCGGTAGAGAATTCATTTAGGCGGTTCGAGGCAGGACTCGCTGAATCGGGTGGGCCTTGGTTCATGGGCGAAGATTATACCCTAGCTGATTCTGGCGTAACACCGTGGTTGATGCGGTTCGAAAACATCGGCTTCCAAGGAATGTGGGACGATAAGCCCAATTTGGCCGCTTGGTGGGAGCGTATCAAAGCGCGTCCGAACTTTGTCGGTGTGGTCTCGCGTTCAATCGATCCTAAATCTCTGAATGCCCGGGCTAAATTCGGTGCCGAAATCTGGCCAAGGGCAAAGCAAATACTTAGCGGAGAATAA
- a CDS encoding succinate dehydrogenase assembly factor 2, with translation MDDRRKRMKFRFNHMGMAENDVLFGSFANAHLETLSDELVDQLEALLDVNDNDLFNWAAGREPVPEKYDNEIFNLIQNFKLSL, from the coding sequence ATGGATGACCGGCGCAAGCGCATGAAGTTTCGTTTTAACCATATGGGAATGGCGGAAAACGATGTGCTATTTGGATCGTTCGCCAATGCTCATTTGGAAACGTTAAGCGACGAACTTGTTGATCAATTGGAAGCCTTGTTGGACGTCAATGATAACGACTTGTTTAACTGGGCTGCGGGACGGGAACCAGTTCCAGAAAAATACGACAATGAGATATTTAATTTAATACAAAACTTTAAGTTAAGCTTATAA
- a CDS encoding DOPA 4,5-dioxygenase family protein has protein sequence MAENSEITGYHAHIYYTNPDARGRAGVLRALIDEKFDIRMGRWRDDPVGPHPQPMYQVAFEPNQFADIVPWLMLNRDGLTILVHPETGDNYADHVINSLWLGKVLPMNEKFLKSGRTSA, from the coding sequence ATGGCCGAAAATAGCGAAATCACGGGCTATCACGCCCATATCTACTATACCAATCCCGATGCCCGAGGGCGCGCTGGTGTTCTCAGGGCCCTTATTGATGAAAAATTTGATATCCGAATGGGGCGCTGGCGAGATGATCCAGTTGGACCTCATCCCCAGCCGATGTATCAGGTTGCATTCGAGCCAAATCAGTTCGCCGATATTGTGCCTTGGTTAATGCTTAATCGGGACGGTCTGACCATTCTGGTGCATCCTGAAACCGGCGACAATTACGCTGATCACGTCATTAATTCATTGTGGCTGGGTAAAGTGCTGCCGATGAATGAGAAATTCTTAAAGTCGGGCCGAACCTCGGCCTAA
- a CDS encoding 30S ribosomal protein S21 produces the protein MYVTVRDNNIDQALKALKKKMQREGLWREMKRRRSYEKPSERRVRKKAEAISRARKLERKRIQHEGF, from the coding sequence GTGTATGTAACCGTACGTGATAACAATATCGATCAGGCGCTTAAGGCGCTTAAAAAGAAAATGCAACGTGAAGGTCTGTGGCGCGAAATGAAACGCCGTCGTAGCTATGAGAAACCATCTGAGCGCCGGGTTCGCAAAAAAGCCGAAGCCATTTCCCGTGCTCGTAAATTGGAGCGCAAGCGCATCCAACACGAAGGTTTCTAA